Proteins from one Mesorhizobium sp. M9A.F.Ca.ET.002.03.1.2 genomic window:
- a CDS encoding glutathione S-transferase family protein encodes MKLFFSRNPNPRLAVAVARYLNAKVEFEFASPFASGQAERFRPLNPNLSLPILVGSGKSLWEADAIACRLSRDAHSDLWRTGEDEPEMIRWLSWGKENFARACDVVHFERGTKQRYGLGPIDQDRVEEGLRDFRTAAATLEAALSEREWLVENSVSYADFRMATFLPFNDVARLPLEDYPSVSRWYRQLEEIDAWRDPFKGLDAPELPPVPGSPHESRSE; translated from the coding sequence ATGAAACTGTTCTTCAGCCGTAATCCCAATCCTCGCCTCGCGGTCGCGGTGGCGCGTTATCTCAACGCGAAGGTCGAGTTTGAATTCGCCTCCCCCTTCGCTTCGGGGCAGGCTGAGCGATTTCGCCCGCTAAATCCAAATCTTTCATTGCCCATACTTGTAGGCTCGGGAAAGAGCCTCTGGGAGGCCGACGCCATAGCGTGCCGGCTTTCGCGCGACGCGCATTCGGATCTCTGGCGCACCGGCGAGGACGAACCCGAGATGATCCGATGGCTCAGTTGGGGCAAAGAGAACTTCGCAAGAGCTTGCGACGTCGTGCATTTCGAACGCGGGACCAAACAGCGGTATGGGCTCGGCCCGATTGATCAGGACCGCGTTGAGGAGGGGCTGAGAGACTTCCGCACTGCCGCTGCAACACTTGAGGCCGCGCTTTCCGAGCGAGAATGGCTGGTTGAAAATTCGGTTTCCTATGCCGACTTTCGAATGGCGACGTTTCTGCCCTTCAACGATGTCGCCAGATTGCCGCTCGAAGATTATCCTTCCGTCAGTCGCTGGTATCGCCAGCTTGAAGAAATCGACGCCTGGCGCGATCCCTTCAAAGGACTGGATGCGCCTGAATTGCCGCCGGTCCCGGGAAGCCCGCATGAATCTCGATCCGAATGA
- a CDS encoding CerR family C-terminal domain-containing protein translates to MSKSTNAKIPRREVSPADKTRAALVRAALKLFGRQGFDGTSTREIAAEAKANIGSIAYHFGSKEGLRAAAADYIVDTIQTIAGQAIGNLQAPSDPEAARAQLFTALERMVMFVVARPEAGEIVQFVLRELSHPTAALDRIYDGVFEPTHRRLCLIWEQATGEAAESEATRLTVFTLIGQVIYFRIGREAVMRRMGWRGIGNDEAAKVVTVVTDNLGAILAARKDRRS, encoded by the coding sequence ATGAGCAAGTCAACAAACGCCAAAATTCCGCGTCGCGAGGTATCTCCCGCCGACAAGACGCGCGCGGCACTTGTCCGCGCGGCGCTGAAGCTGTTCGGACGGCAAGGGTTCGACGGCACCTCGACGCGCGAGATCGCGGCTGAGGCCAAGGCCAATATCGGCTCGATTGCCTATCACTTCGGCAGCAAGGAAGGACTTCGCGCTGCAGCGGCCGATTATATCGTCGACACCATCCAGACCATTGCCGGCCAGGCGATCGGCAATCTGCAGGCGCCAAGCGACCCCGAAGCGGCGCGGGCACAACTCTTCACCGCGCTGGAGCGGATGGTGATGTTTGTCGTGGCAAGGCCGGAGGCCGGCGAGATCGTGCAATTCGTCCTGCGCGAGCTTTCGCATCCTACGGCGGCCCTCGACCGCATCTATGACGGCGTGTTCGAGCCAACGCATCGCCGGCTCTGCCTGATCTGGGAACAGGCTACGGGCGAAGCGGCAGAAAGCGAGGCTACCCGGCTCACCGTGTTCACGCTGATCGGCCAGGTCATCTATTTCCGCATCGGCCGCGAAGCGGTGATGCGCCGCATGGGCTGGCGCGGGATCGGCAATGACGAGGCCGCCAAGGTGGTGACTGTGGTGACGGATAACCTTGGGGCCATATTGGCCGCCCGGAAGGATCGTAGATCATGA
- a CDS encoding CHAD domain-containing protein: protein MSYRIDPRLPLTGEVRRILAEEIGKALVHLDAARDRPEQGLHKCRKRLKNVRALLRLVRSGDETFCVTENQCYRQVAALLAGPREATALVETIDRLAASFPEQSAGGGLDAVRETVVARQHELHSGAGLDAAINAAIAACEEGISRTDRLALPDQPEQAADVLAEGARITLRRAKKALDKAGSRGEADDFHDLRKAAKTHGMHLSLLGRLWPTPIKARRKAVDELGEKLGELHDVFVMRALLDADDRPLGSPQETRLLGKLLKRSEKSLKKACLAAAADLFGDSPKRSTRKLARKARDDLAAAPCEDASAPGTAG, encoded by the coding sequence ATGAGCTATCGCATCGATCCACGCCTGCCGTTGACCGGGGAAGTCAGGCGCATTCTCGCCGAGGAGATCGGCAAGGCGCTTGTTCATCTGGACGCGGCGCGCGACAGGCCGGAACAAGGGCTGCACAAGTGCCGTAAGCGGCTGAAGAACGTCCGCGCCCTGCTGCGCCTGGTCCGTTCCGGAGACGAAACATTCTGCGTGACCGAAAACCAGTGCTACCGACAGGTGGCGGCTCTGCTTGCCGGTCCGCGCGAGGCGACTGCGCTGGTTGAAACAATCGACCGGCTGGCGGCAAGCTTTCCCGAACAGAGCGCCGGCGGCGGTCTCGATGCCGTTCGCGAGACGGTCGTCGCGCGCCAGCACGAATTGCATAGCGGTGCCGGCCTCGACGCTGCGATAAACGCCGCGATCGCCGCTTGCGAGGAGGGCATCAGCCGGACCGACAGGTTGGCCTTGCCCGACCAGCCCGAACAGGCCGCCGATGTGCTTGCCGAAGGCGCCCGCATCACCTTGCGTCGTGCCAAAAAGGCGCTGGACAAGGCCGGCTCCCGCGGCGAGGCCGACGATTTCCACGATCTGCGTAAGGCGGCAAAGACCCACGGCATGCACCTGTCGCTGCTCGGAAGGCTATGGCCGACGCCGATCAAGGCGCGGCGCAAGGCGGTTGACGAACTCGGCGAAAAACTGGGCGAACTGCATGATGTGTTCGTCATGCGTGCACTTCTCGATGCCGACGACCGGCCGCTCGGCTCTCCTCAAGAAACGCGGCTCCTGGGCAAGCTTTTGAAACGTTCGGAGAAAAGCCTGAAAAAGGCCTGTCTCGCCGCGGCAGCTGATCTGTTCGGCGACAGCCCCAAGCGCTCGACAAGGAAACTTGCGCGCAAGGCGCGCGACGATCTGGCCGCCGCGCCGTGCGAAGACGCCAGCGCGCCCGGCACCGCTGGCTGA
- a CDS encoding CYTH domain-containing protein has translation MVKEIERKFLVSGNEWRDLVEADIRIRQFYLAAAPGRSVRVRISDGALAKLTLKFGSGPRERDEFEYPIPLAEAQEMLAFAIGRVIEKTRHHVRHRGYLYEVDVFGGMLSGLVVAELETSEDVPDELLPDWLGREVTGEQRFYNASLALGGIPEIAA, from the coding sequence ATGGTCAAGGAAATAGAGCGCAAGTTCCTGGTCTCCGGCAATGAGTGGCGGGATCTGGTCGAGGCGGACATCCGCATTCGCCAGTTCTATCTCGCTGCCGCGCCCGGCCGCTCGGTGCGCGTGCGCATCAGCGACGGCGCCTTGGCCAAGCTGACGCTCAAATTCGGCAGCGGACCCCGCGAACGCGACGAATTCGAATATCCGATCCCTCTGGCGGAGGCGCAAGAGATGCTGGCCTTCGCGATCGGGCGTGTCATCGAGAAGACACGCCACCATGTTAGGCATCGCGGCTATCTCTATGAAGTCGATGTTTTCGGCGGGATGCTTAGCGGTCTGGTGGTCGCCGAGCTCGAGACGTCCGAGGACGTGCCGGACGAACTGCTGCCAGATTGGCTCGGCCGCGAAGTCACCGGCGAGCAGAGATTCTACAACGCGTCGCTCGCCCTTGGGGGGATTCCGGAGATCGCCGCATGA
- a CDS encoding ABC transporter permease, with amino-acid sequence MKNGINSVFSFARLGALLIKEFIQMRRDRITFAMMLGVPLMQLVLFGFAINSDPKSLPTALVAMSNDQYTRAMASALQMTGYYRFDHVAQSAAEAEALMAKGAVSFVVTIPADFARRVERGDSPQILIEADATDPSAASGAVSTLSKVASQALLRAQGMQATAAENAKEQLQVVVHQRYNPEGISQYNIVPGLLGVILQMTMVMMTAIALTRETERGTMENLLAMPSSPAEIMLGKVLPFLVVGAVQVAVVLVAAKLLFSIPFVGSLTLLLSTVLVFVLSLVLLGYTISTMARSQMQAMQLTFFFFLPSLLLSGFMFPYRGMPGWAQVLGEIFPLTHFLRITRAVMLKGADFSAIGAEVGWLLLFVVVFAGTALLRFRRTLD; translated from the coding sequence ATGAAAAACGGGATAAACAGCGTCTTCTCCTTCGCTCGGCTCGGCGCGCTGCTGATCAAGGAGTTCATCCAGATGCGGCGCGACCGCATCACCTTCGCCATGATGCTGGGCGTGCCGCTGATGCAGCTGGTGCTGTTCGGATTTGCCATCAACAGCGATCCCAAGAGCCTGCCGACAGCGCTCGTGGCGATGAGCAACGACCAGTATACGCGCGCCATGGCCTCCGCCCTGCAGATGACAGGCTACTACCGTTTCGACCATGTGGCGCAGAGCGCCGCCGAGGCCGAAGCGCTGATGGCCAAGGGCGCCGTCTCTTTCGTCGTCACCATCCCCGCCGACTTCGCCCGACGGGTCGAGCGCGGCGACAGCCCGCAAATCCTGATCGAGGCCGATGCAACCGATCCATCGGCGGCGAGCGGCGCCGTTTCGACACTGAGCAAGGTGGCGAGCCAGGCACTGCTGCGTGCGCAGGGCATGCAAGCGACCGCCGCTGAAAACGCCAAGGAGCAGCTGCAGGTGGTGGTGCACCAGCGTTACAATCCGGAAGGCATCTCGCAATACAACATCGTGCCCGGCCTGCTCGGCGTCATCTTGCAGATGACCATGGTGATGATGACGGCAATAGCGCTTACCCGTGAAACCGAACGCGGCACGATGGAGAATCTTCTGGCGATGCCGTCCAGCCCAGCCGAAATCATGTTGGGCAAGGTGCTGCCTTTCCTTGTCGTCGGCGCGGTGCAAGTCGCGGTGGTGCTGGTGGCGGCGAAGCTGCTGTTCAGCATTCCGTTCGTCGGCTCCCTGACGCTTCTTCTGTCGACCGTGCTTGTTTTCGTGCTTTCGCTGGTGCTGCTCGGCTACACGATCTCGACCATGGCGCGTTCGCAAATGCAGGCGATGCAGCTTACGTTTTTCTTCTTCCTGCCATCGTTGCTGCTGTCCGGCTTTATGTTTCCCTATCGCGGCATGCCGGGCTGGGCACAGGTCCTGGGCGAGATTTTCCCGCTGACGCATTTCCTGCGCATTACCCGGGCAGTGATGCTGAAAGGCGCCGACTTCAGTGCGATAGGGGCCGAGGTTGGCTGGCTGCTGTTGTTCGTGGTGGTATTTGCGGGCACGGCACTGCTGCGGTTCCGACGGACGCTGGACTAG
- a CDS encoding ABC transporter ATP-binding protein translates to MNAIDVHGLVKRFGDKTVVDHVTMTVAEGEIVGFLGPNGSGKTTTIRIMCGLLTPDEGEGTVLGFNIRTDSLKIKREVGYMTQKFSFYEDLTIAENLEFVARLYGLKPLDGHVGRTLEELGLASRKDQLAGTLSGGWKQRLALAACIMHQPKLLLLDEPTAGVDPKARREFWDEIHRLASGGLTVLVSTHYMDEAERCHRISYISYGKLLATGTVDEVVRNAGLTTFVVQGPRLDKVAAALEGRPGVDQVAPFGATLHVVGSDKEALQAALADVEKQHKSVTVTPGETSLEDVFIQFMSGSKDNMG, encoded by the coding sequence ATGAACGCCATCGATGTCCATGGCCTGGTCAAGCGCTTTGGCGACAAGACCGTCGTCGACCATGTGACGATGACGGTGGCCGAAGGCGAGATCGTCGGCTTCCTCGGCCCGAACGGTTCGGGCAAGACGACGACCATCCGCATCATGTGTGGCCTGCTGACGCCGGATGAGGGCGAGGGCACGGTGCTCGGCTTCAACATCCGCACCGACAGTTTGAAGATCAAGCGCGAAGTCGGCTACATGACGCAGAAGTTCTCGTTCTACGAGGATCTGACCATCGCCGAGAATCTCGAATTCGTGGCGCGGCTCTACGGGTTGAAGCCGCTCGACGGACACGTCGGCAGGACGCTGGAGGAGCTCGGCCTCGCCTCGCGCAAGGACCAGCTGGCCGGCACGCTGTCCGGCGGATGGAAGCAGCGGCTGGCGCTGGCCGCCTGCATCATGCACCAGCCGAAATTGCTGCTGCTCGATGAGCCGACGGCGGGCGTCGATCCGAAGGCGCGGCGCGAATTCTGGGATGAGATCCATCGGCTGGCCAGCGGCGGACTGACCGTGCTGGTCTCCACCCATTACATGGACGAGGCCGAGCGCTGCCACCGCATCAGCTATATCTCCTATGGCAAGCTGCTGGCCACCGGCACGGTCGACGAGGTGGTCAGGAATGCCGGTCTGACGACATTCGTCGTGCAAGGCCCGCGCCTCGATAAGGTTGCGGCCGCGCTCGAAGGCCGCCCCGGCGTCGACCAGGTAGCGCCGTTCGGCGCCACTCTGCATGTCGTCGGCTCCGACAAGGAGGCGCTTCAGGCCGCGCTTGCCGATGTTGAAAAACAGCACAAGAGCGTGACGGTGACGCCGGGCGAGACCAGTCTGGAGGATGTGTTCATCCAGTTCATGTCCGGCTCGAAGGACAACATGGGATGA
- a CDS encoding HlyD family efflux transporter periplasmic adaptor subunit, with product MSFLCSLPLAALLFSACAPAAPLAVGYVEGDYVLLAPIEVAQVETVAVKRGDRVEPGTPVVTLESADARIAVAQAEAALAQAQAQLADLQVGKRPEEIEVLKAQVDMAKAQAADAKRRYSRASDLFKRGTGTQADYDTASATLETANAQVGQAEANLAVGGLPARPETIKAAENQVNQAQSALEQARWRLSKRVLAAPSPGRVNDVIRNPGDTAGPTAPVISMLPDGAMKLSVYVPENAFSSIRVGALLNVRCDGCGPDVKARVSYVSPDPEFTPPVIYSLETRQKLVYLVEARPEGEASVLQPGQIVDVDLADTSK from the coding sequence ATGAGTTTTCTTTGCTCCCTACCGCTCGCCGCCCTGCTTTTCAGCGCCTGCGCACCGGCGGCGCCGCTCGCCGTCGGCTATGTCGAGGGCGACTATGTGCTGCTCGCGCCGATCGAGGTGGCGCAGGTCGAGACGGTCGCGGTCAAGCGCGGCGACCGCGTCGAACCAGGCACGCCGGTGGTGACGCTGGAAAGCGCCGACGCAAGAATAGCTGTCGCGCAAGCCGAGGCGGCCCTTGCCCAGGCGCAGGCGCAACTCGCCGATCTGCAGGTCGGCAAGCGGCCGGAAGAGATCGAGGTGCTCAAGGCGCAGGTCGACATGGCCAAGGCGCAGGCCGCCGATGCCAAACGCAGATACAGCCGCGCCAGCGACCTGTTCAAACGGGGCACCGGCACGCAGGCCGATTACGACACGGCTTCCGCCACGCTGGAAACGGCCAACGCGCAGGTCGGCCAGGCGGAGGCCAATCTCGCCGTCGGCGGCCTGCCGGCACGGCCGGAGACGATCAAGGCCGCCGAGAATCAGGTCAATCAAGCGCAATCGGCGCTGGAGCAAGCGCGATGGCGGCTGTCGAAGCGCGTACTGGCGGCGCCGTCGCCCGGCCGTGTCAACGACGTGATCCGCAATCCGGGCGACACGGCCGGCCCGACCGCGCCGGTCATTTCGATGTTGCCGGACGGTGCCATGAAGCTCAGCGTCTATGTGCCGGAAAATGCGTTCTCGTCGATAAGGGTCGGAGCGCTGCTTAATGTCCGTTGCGACGGCTGCGGACCTGACGTGAAGGCACGGGTCAGCTACGTGTCGCCGGACCCGGAATTCACGCCGCCGGTGATTTACTCGCTCGAGACCCGGCAGAAGCTGGTCTATCTCGTCGAGGCGCGGCCGGAAGGCGAGGCCAGCGTGCTGCAGCCGGGGCAGATCGTCGATGTCGATCTTGCGGATACCAGCAAATGA
- a CDS encoding YiiX/YebB-like N1pC/P60 family cysteine hydrolase: MIETGDTLLDRLGRWLAGRLQEESSGYEPYTPSDAETLRRTLEPGDILLIEGNQKISAAIKYLTQSTWSHAAFYVGDALPEPADGSERRRLIEVTLGEGCIAVPLSRYRTYNTRICRASGLAPEDRDKVVAFMIGKLGLRYDLKNIFDMLRYFLPTPPVPVRWRRRMLAFGSGDPTRAICSSLIAEAYGQIRYPILPEITQAPGRASAQSNYSRKEILHIRHHSLYTPRDFDLSPYFRIVKPTLEYGFDYRQMIWGDKAAGAETKVTE, encoded by the coding sequence ATGATCGAGACCGGTGACACGCTTCTGGACCGACTTGGGCGCTGGCTTGCCGGCCGGCTGCAGGAGGAATCGTCCGGCTACGAGCCTTACACGCCGTCCGATGCCGAAACGCTGCGCCGAACGCTCGAGCCCGGCGACATCCTGCTCATCGAGGGCAACCAGAAGATCTCGGCGGCGATCAAATACCTGACCCAGTCGACCTGGTCGCATGCGGCCTTCTATGTCGGCGATGCCTTGCCCGAACCGGCGGACGGATCGGAACGACGGCGCCTGATCGAGGTCACGCTTGGCGAGGGCTGCATCGCTGTGCCGCTGTCGCGCTACCGCACCTACAACACGCGCATCTGCCGGGCGAGCGGCCTGGCGCCGGAAGATCGCGACAAGGTCGTTGCCTTCATGATCGGCAAGCTTGGCCTCAGATACGACCTCAAGAACATCTTCGACATGCTGCGTTATTTCTTGCCAACGCCGCCGGTACCGGTGCGCTGGCGCCGCCGCATGCTGGCTTTCGGCTCCGGCGATCCGACACGGGCCATCTGCTCGTCACTGATTGCCGAGGCCTATGGCCAGATCCGCTATCCCATCCTGCCCGAGATCACCCAGGCGCCCGGCCGCGCCTCGGCCCAGTCGAACTATTCGCGCAAGGAAATCCTGCACATCCGCCACCACTCGCTCTACACGCCGCGCGATTTCGACCTGTCGCCCTACTTCCGCATCGTCAAGCCGACGCTGGAATACGGGTTCGACTACCGGCAGATGATTTGGGGCGACAAGGCTGCCGGTGCGGAGACCAAGGTCACCGAATAG
- a CDS encoding helix-turn-helix transcriptional regulator produces the protein MNGLIFEALKRTLKAKGVSYRVLAERMGVSEPTVKRMFHERNCKLDRLMEICTAAGVELENVLGSMNRGPGPVNHIAPEIERKLAGRPALLFIFVMLSEKFTPEGIMRSQGLSEASMFLYLRDLEELGLVALGRGLSARLLVETPIQWNFEGPLRPLFEMTNKNFVGWAITHLEREATFVSFSRRMRPETAEMVRREAEELADRAKLLAHHDQHTTPEDGLVGYKWTFAFGATPFPVIMPIGPHPRDAGAQANDRSAAAAKGRHPLLA, from the coding sequence ATGAACGGCCTGATCTTCGAGGCGCTGAAGCGGACGCTGAAGGCCAAAGGCGTCAGCTATCGTGTGCTTGCCGAGCGCATGGGCGTTTCCGAGCCGACGGTGAAGCGTATGTTTCACGAACGCAACTGCAAACTCGACCGGCTGATGGAGATCTGCACCGCTGCCGGCGTCGAGCTGGAAAACGTGCTCGGCTCGATGAACAGGGGGCCTGGCCCCGTCAATCACATCGCGCCGGAGATCGAACGCAAGCTCGCCGGTCGGCCGGCGCTGCTCTTCATCTTCGTCATGCTTTCCGAAAAATTCACGCCCGAAGGCATCATGCGCTCACAAGGGTTGAGCGAGGCTTCGATGTTCCTCTATCTGCGTGACCTGGAGGAACTGGGCCTAGTCGCGCTCGGCCGTGGCCTGTCGGCCCGGCTACTGGTCGAGACGCCCATCCAGTGGAATTTCGAAGGGCCGCTCAGGCCGCTTTTCGAGATGACCAACAAGAATTTCGTCGGCTGGGCGATCACGCATCTGGAGCGTGAGGCGACGTTCGTCAGCTTCTCCAGGCGGATGCGGCCGGAGACGGCGGAAATGGTGAGGCGCGAGGCGGAGGAACTGGCGGACCGCGCCAAGCTGCTTGCCCATCACGACCAGCACACGACGCCCGAAGACGGGCTGGTCGGTTACAAATGGACTTTTGCTTTTGGTGCAACGCCGTTCCCAGTGATCATGCCGATCGGGCCGCATCCACGCGATGCCGGCGCGCAAGCGAATGACCGGTCCGCTGCCGCCGCGAAGGGACGACACCCGCTGCTAGCATAG